CTTGATAGGAGCAAGTCCCGTTTCTGGCACGCTTTTCCGGCCGGCTCAGGGTTCCTAATTGACCAAGACGGCAAGGATACATTCACAGCTCACTGCCCGCTCACAGAATATGAAGCCAGAGTCTCGAGCGCGGATGACCGGGTCTTTCCATCAAACCTCGATCCCAAGACCACCATCTGGCGTGTTCTAGGCGGCTACGGAGTTACCGGAGAGTGCTGGGAACTACCGATCGACGAGATTCTAGTCGACAGCATATGGCAGCCCAGCCTAAGAATCGCAGCTGCGTACTCCACcccctctttcctcgtcttcttAGCAGGAGACTCTGCCCACCTTTCTCCTCCCCACGGTGGTTACGGGTTGAACAGCGGAATCGTCGACGCCGTCAGTCTTGCATGGCGACTTGCTGCCGTAATAAAGGGGTACGGCGGGAGCTATTTACTTAGTTCATATAGTCTTGAAAGGAGGCCCATGATGATGCGTGCCTTGTGCCGCTCATATCGGCATCTCTTGGAACATGTCAAGCTGGGGAGTTTGTATGAGGAATTCGGTGATGTTATTGAGGCGGAGGGCGACGAAGGTGAGAATGTCAGGATGTACCTGGGACGGTGGATTGCAGAGTCTGGCCCAGATATCTTGGACAGAGGCGTTGAGTTGGATCTGAGGTATGAGGGCAGTCCATGCATCTGGACTGAGCCTCAGtcagagggagaggaggacgacgcCTGGGACGTGCATCGGTATAGACCAAGCACAAGGCCGGGCCGTCGAGCACCGCATGTTTTTCTCAAGGACGGGAAGACGAGTACTTATGATTTCTTGGGGACCGAGTGGACGCTGATGCAATTTATCACTCATGAGTCAGAATCGGAAACCAGCAAGGCAGAGACATTACTACGCACGGCGAAACAACGAGGTTTCCCTCTCCAGCATGTTCTTCTGTGCGGAGAGGAACAAGTGAGGAGGATCTGGCGAAGAGATCTTGTCCTCGTTCGACCGGATACTCATGTTGCGTGGCGGGGGAAGGGAAGACTAGCGgtggcagaagctgagatGGTGCTGGACGTCGTCCTGGGGAAGAGCGTGAGGCCAGAGTATACTCCCCCTACGAATACAGAGGAGACGTTGTTTCTG
This sequence is a window from Aspergillus nidulans FGSC A4 chromosome IV. Protein-coding genes within it:
- a CDS encoding uncharacterized protein (transcript_id=CADANIAT00000191) → MDLTNSRSMELLRTLGLVNACRAIPGSIAEDVSFECVFVTSLHPENGRELGRWSVPCVAEQTSESKGTNDGSFPAEPGQRCSQILVEKWMRGLVLDCKNVEFRGNWRYVGHAEEEDRVRVRAVDLHGNEHTFVGRFLVGCDGRKSAVRKAAGIEMIGAKVPAHFHLVHFRSRALSSILDRSKSRFWHAFPAGSGFLIDQDGKDTFTAHCPLTEYEARVSSADDRVFPSNLDPKTTIWRVLGGYGVTGECWELPIDEILVDSIWQPSLRIAAAYSTPSFLVFLAGDSAHLSPPHGGYGLNSGIVDAVSLAWRLAAVIKGYGGSYLLSSYSLERRPMMMRALCRSYRHLLEHVKLGSLYEEFGDVIEAEGDEGENVRMYLGRWIAESGPDILDRGVELDLRYEGSPCIWTEPQSEGEEDDAWDVHRYRPSTRPGRRAPHVFLKDGKTSTYDFLGTEWTLMQFITHESESETSKAETLLRTAKQRGFPLQHVLLCGEEQVRRIWRRDLVLVRPDTHVAWRGKGRLAVAEAEMVLDVVLGKSVRPEYTPPTNTEETLFLKTVDQLVSMGKSTGERAGPRDVKARL